The following are from one region of the Amycolatopsis sp. QT-25 genome:
- the pip gene encoding prolyl aminopeptidase, whose product MYPEIEPTVSGHLDTGDGNLVYWEECGNPDGKPVVFLHGGPGGGCSPSHRRLFDPAAYRIVLFDQRGCGRSLPHASASGDLSSNTTWHLVDDMERLRESLDIPRWQVFGGSWGSTLALAYAEKHPERVTELVLRGVFTLRSSEVDWYYRGGAANVFPDLWEKFTAPIAGLDGDPVELYAKLLADPDPAVHGPAAVAWSTWEGATGTLLPRPELVADFAVPEYALAFARIENHYFVHNGWLEEGQLIRDAGVLTHIPGVIVQGRYDVATPVVSAWDLHKAWPEADLVIVPDAGHVYDEPGVLAALLEATDRFRGRPG is encoded by the coding sequence ATGTATCCGGAAATCGAACCCACCGTGTCGGGCCACTTGGACACCGGTGACGGCAACCTTGTGTACTGGGAGGAATGCGGGAACCCCGACGGCAAACCTGTGGTGTTCCTGCACGGCGGCCCCGGCGGCGGCTGCTCACCGTCGCACCGCCGGCTGTTCGACCCGGCCGCCTATCGGATCGTCCTGTTCGACCAGCGCGGGTGCGGGCGGTCACTGCCGCACGCGTCGGCGTCGGGCGATCTTTCGTCGAACACGACCTGGCATCTCGTCGACGACATGGAACGCCTGCGGGAGTCGCTGGACATCCCGCGGTGGCAGGTGTTCGGCGGGTCCTGGGGGTCGACGCTGGCGTTGGCGTACGCCGAAAAGCACCCGGAACGGGTAACGGAGTTGGTGCTGCGCGGGGTTTTCACACTGCGTTCGTCCGAAGTGGACTGGTATTACCGGGGTGGCGCGGCGAACGTCTTCCCGGACCTGTGGGAGAAGTTCACGGCGCCGATCGCCGGGCTCGACGGCGATCCCGTCGAACTGTACGCGAAGCTGCTCGCCGACCCCGACCCCGCGGTGCACGGGCCCGCCGCCGTCGCGTGGAGTACCTGGGAGGGCGCGACGGGGACCCTGCTCCCCCGGCCGGAACTGGTGGCGGATTTCGCCGTACCCGAGTACGCGCTGGCGTTCGCGCGCATCGAGAACCACTATTTCGTGCACAACGGATGGCTCGAAGAGGGCCAGCTGATCCGGGACGCCGGTGTCTTGACCCACATTCCGGGCGTGATCGTGCAGGGGCGGTACGACGTTGCCACCCCCGTGGTCTCCGCGTGGGATCTGCACAAGGCATGGCCGGAGGCTGACCTGGTGATCGTGCCGGACGCCGGGCACGTGTACGACGAGCCCGGCGTCCTGGCCGCGTTGCTGGAGGCAACGGACCGGTTCCGTGGCCGGCCCGGATAG
- a CDS encoding TMEM175 family protein has protein sequence MTTQPDHTIEKAAAERLTVFADAVIAIALTLLALDLPVPHGDTTDAMLSSISAHGKEYLAFALGFVVIAAHWRAHHEIFPYVRSSSGRLISLTLGWLFMQVLMPFATRVITAEGAFPLRFSLYAMVQVLASASFALIIREIRREHLYRTDGPPAVFAQSLLRSICLAAVFGISIPVSFLTGDTGAYLCWLLAPIALAVARRVQGRKSSGN, from the coding sequence ATGACGACCCAGCCGGACCACACGATCGAAAAGGCCGCCGCCGAGCGGCTCACCGTCTTCGCCGACGCGGTGATCGCGATCGCGCTCACCTTGCTGGCGCTGGATCTCCCCGTCCCCCACGGCGACACCACCGACGCCATGCTGAGTTCTATCTCGGCTCACGGCAAGGAATACCTCGCCTTCGCACTCGGTTTCGTGGTGATCGCCGCCCACTGGCGCGCCCACCACGAGATCTTCCCCTATGTCCGCTCGTCGAGCGGCCGCCTGATCAGCCTCACCCTGGGATGGCTGTTCATGCAGGTCCTGATGCCGTTCGCGACGCGGGTGATCACCGCCGAGGGAGCGTTCCCGCTCCGGTTCAGCCTGTACGCGATGGTGCAGGTTCTGGCCTCCGCGTCGTTCGCGCTGATCATCCGGGAGATCCGGCGCGAGCACCTGTACCGGACCGACGGCCCACCCGCGGTGTTCGCCCAAAGCCTGCTGCGCAGCATCTGCTTGGCCGCGGTGTTCGGGATTTCGATTCCGGTCTCGTTCCTGACCGGGGACACCGGCGCGTATCTGTGTTGGCTCCTGGCGCCGATCGCACTCGCCGTCGCCCGCCGCGTGCAGGGCCGCAAGTCGTCCGGCAATTGA
- a CDS encoding DUF6790 family protein produces the protein MDKFSYFAQSAFPLVWIIVPAVGAFLRARHATSPRERLDIWQRWWAIGAFGCGSLWMTVAFLAFPDVMATAIGFDRTPFMFEIAFANLALAVLGFRAASASARELLTIGLGGAMFLWGAVIGHVYQWFAGGDHSPGNTGGVLVTDLLIPAVMIILAVRARRLAPASRPAAEITA, from the coding sequence ATGGACAAATTCTCTTACTTCGCCCAATCCGCCTTCCCGCTGGTCTGGATCATCGTTCCCGCCGTTGGGGCCTTCCTCCGGGCCCGCCACGCGACGTCACCTCGGGAACGGCTCGACATCTGGCAGCGCTGGTGGGCCATCGGCGCCTTCGGCTGCGGCAGCCTGTGGATGACGGTCGCTTTCCTGGCCTTCCCGGACGTCATGGCCACGGCGATCGGGTTCGACCGGACGCCGTTCATGTTCGAGATCGCCTTCGCCAACCTCGCGCTGGCCGTCCTGGGTTTCCGGGCCGCCTCGGCGTCCGCGCGCGAGCTGCTCACCATCGGCCTCGGCGGCGCGATGTTCCTCTGGGGAGCCGTGATCGGGCACGTCTACCAATGGTTCGCGGGCGGTGACCACTCCCCCGGCAACACCGGCGGAGTCCTCGTCACCGACCTCCTGATCCCGGCGGTCATGATCATCCTGGCCGTGCGAGCACGGCGGCTCGCGCCCGCCTCACGACCGGCCGCGGAAATCACCGCCTGA
- a CDS encoding MarR family transcriptional regulator, with translation MDDGLADLLHRVVMLMGEATRRRADDLDGLTYSQIRLLGTLEEIEPTTQHRLAQALSISDPAISRALRPLEADGLVRITIDPDHARRRLVQLTELGRKAFHTAGKPLYDEFREALVAAGFPYERYLEDTFRLAEILAGD, from the coding sequence GTGGATGACGGACTCGCAGACCTGCTGCACCGCGTGGTCATGCTGATGGGTGAAGCGACCCGGCGGCGCGCCGATGACCTCGACGGGTTGACCTACAGTCAAATACGGCTTCTGGGCACTCTCGAGGAAATCGAGCCGACGACGCAACATCGGCTCGCCCAGGCGCTGTCGATCTCCGATCCGGCGATCAGCCGGGCTTTGCGGCCGCTCGAAGCGGACGGTCTGGTGCGGATCACCATCGACCCGGACCACGCGCGGCGTAGGCTGGTCCAGCTCACCGAACTCGGCCGGAAAGCCTTCCATACCGCGGGTAAACCGCTCTACGACGAATTCCGCGAGGCGCTCGTCGCGGCCGGCTTCCCCTATGAGCGCTACCTCGAAGACACCTTCCGGCTGGCCGAAATCCTCGCGGGTGACTAG
- a CDS encoding DivIVA domain-containing protein, with protein MTGRHVCRFAAAMPLSSWEYAPKVLSGSADSTFRIAGPLVLADTGRMESMLSEADETTESDVRFPIVLRGYDRRQVDEYVRATEKRVDRQEKARRAAERRLAKAQVPAPRTAQTDQANGLGRRIEKILAVAKTEALEIKEQARKESDVLLAAAEKTAAEAEKTREAIERAARREAQLILSRAEEEADAIRTVNRAVLTELGQIAHAVEELRHRFDGEAKPEDSVEDKSGTSPTGATISG; from the coding sequence GTGACCGGTCGTCACGTCTGCCGGTTCGCCGCGGCGATGCCTCTTTCTTCGTGGGAATACGCCCCGAAAGTGCTCTCGGGTAGTGCCGACAGCACGTTTCGGATTGCCGGTCCCCTTGTCTTGGCCGACACTGGGCGCATGGAAAGTATGCTGTCCGAAGCCGACGAAACAACGGAGTCCGACGTCCGATTCCCGATCGTCCTGCGTGGCTACGATCGCCGCCAGGTGGACGAGTACGTGCGGGCGACGGAGAAACGCGTGGACCGGCAGGAGAAGGCGCGGAGGGCGGCGGAGCGCAGGCTCGCGAAAGCCCAGGTTCCCGCGCCTCGAACCGCGCAAACGGACCAGGCCAACGGTTTGGGGAGGCGAATCGAAAAGATTCTCGCGGTCGCCAAGACCGAAGCCCTGGAGATCAAGGAACAGGCTCGCAAGGAAAGCGACGTACTGCTGGCGGCAGCCGAGAAAACGGCCGCCGAGGCGGAAAAGACCCGCGAGGCGATCGAACGGGCCGCTCGTCGCGAGGCGCAGCTCATTCTCTCCCGCGCGGAAGAGGAAGCCGATGCCATCCGCACGGTCAATCGGGCTGTGCTGACCGAACTCGGCCAAATCGCCCACGCTGTCGAAGAATTGCGCCACCGCTTCGATGGTGAAGCCAAGCCCGAAGATTCAGTCGAGGACAAGTCCGGGACTTCGCCGACCGGCGCGACAATCAGCGGATGA
- a CDS encoding ABC transporter permease, with product MRTREVTVLDRALRTGQARLGLALLAVVALVVAFGHFFARYAPDAIVGQPLETPTARFLLGTDILGRDVLSRLLNGGATLSWMAVLAAGLGVFLGCAVGLTAAYRGGGVDAVLMRSMDVLLSFPEIVFVLLFVSMLGRSTLLTAVLVGVAFVPGVSRVMRGAALPVVGSEYVLWAKANGLPPRRILLREVLPGVTSPLMVETGMRLVWAVSAIASLSYLGFGVAPPAADWGRMVGENQDGLPVAPLPVLAPIALILMMALGGNLVAESVARAVGRTEGRV from the coding sequence ATGAGAACCCGGGAGGTCACAGTGCTCGACCGCGCTCTGCGCACCGGGCAGGCCCGGCTCGGCCTCGCGCTGCTCGCGGTGGTCGCACTCGTGGTCGCGTTCGGACACTTCTTCGCCCGCTACGCCCCGGACGCCATCGTCGGGCAGCCCTTGGAGACTCCGACCGCGAGGTTCCTGCTGGGCACCGACATTCTCGGACGCGACGTCTTGAGCCGTCTGCTGAACGGGGGAGCCACCCTTTCCTGGATGGCGGTTCTCGCCGCGGGCCTCGGCGTGTTCCTCGGTTGCGCCGTCGGCCTCACCGCCGCCTACCGCGGTGGAGGTGTGGACGCGGTGCTCATGCGATCCATGGATGTCTTGCTGAGCTTCCCGGAGATCGTCTTCGTCCTGTTGTTCGTGTCCATGCTCGGTCGTAGCACCCTGTTGACCGCCGTACTCGTCGGCGTGGCGTTCGTGCCCGGTGTCTCCCGGGTGATGCGCGGCGCGGCGCTCCCGGTGGTCGGCAGTGAGTACGTGCTCTGGGCGAAAGCGAACGGGTTGCCACCGAGGCGGATCCTGCTCCGGGAGGTGCTTCCCGGCGTGACCTCGCCGCTCATGGTGGAGACCGGAATGAGGCTGGTCTGGGCGGTGTCGGCGATCGCGTCGCTGAGCTACCTCGGCTTCGGTGTCGCGCCGCCCGCGGCGGACTGGGGCCGGATGGTCGGGGAGAACCAGGACGGCCTGCCGGTCGCTCCCTTGCCGGTCCTGGCGCCGATCGCGCTGATCCTCATGATGGCGCTGGGCGGCAACCTCGTCGCCGAATCCGTCGCCAGAGCGGTCGGCCGTACGGAGGGAAGGGTCTGA
- a CDS encoding ATP-binding protein, translating to MTTVDGGGTRMSKNPDSADDGVDSSFPVDIDFEVDQLTQRVSRAAEVNLRLSKRPEQRRVHSTVANCLAFGRAGNEPLGAILSVVDELVSNAYRHTATPGELRIIRKTDDMLIEVTDSDPDVEWMTASTDEASRSGHGLRLVTHLSLDWGVSPEGSGKVVWALVPAQLYFER from the coding sequence GTGACCACCGTCGACGGGGGGGGTACGAGAATGAGCAAAAATCCGGACTCGGCGGACGACGGGGTCGATTCGTCTTTCCCGGTGGACATCGACTTCGAAGTCGATCAACTTACTCAGCGAGTCTCCCGGGCGGCGGAGGTCAACCTCCGCCTGTCGAAACGCCCCGAACAACGGCGGGTGCACTCCACGGTGGCGAACTGCCTTGCTTTCGGTCGCGCCGGGAACGAACCGCTCGGCGCGATCCTGTCGGTGGTCGACGAACTGGTCTCCAACGCCTACCGGCACACCGCCACCCCCGGCGAACTCCGCATCATTCGGAAAACCGACGACATGCTGATCGAAGTCACCGACAGCGACCCCGACGTGGAGTGGATGACGGCGAGTACCGACGAAGCATCCCGCTCCGGTCACGGGCTTCGTCTTGTCACCCACCTGTCGCTCGACTGGGGTGTGTCACCCGAAGGATCCGGGAAAGTCGTATGGGCACTGGTACCGGCGCAGCTGTACTTCGAGCGGTGA
- a CDS encoding LacI family DNA-binding transcriptional regulator, whose translation MGRKGTRRPTLLDVSRLAGTSTAVVSYVVNGGPRPVAEKTRIKVEEAMRMLGYRRNPLAGALSGGRSNLVGLLVPDTANAFFGELSRCVEAEGRRRGLLTLLGNTGYHPSRADEYGVAFSELRPRGIFVTTGEEPQQEDETPRVYVQWAATGAASPSVVFNDFDGAKLVVEHLLWHGHRDIVCVAGEIAVGPAHGREGGWRQAMDDAGLPTEGRLVRTSFDRLEVGRTVRQVLQSENRPDAIYATTDEQALVAIRTATSLGLRVPEDLAVVGFDGIREARLGSFPLTTISLPLEELAVRAFDALDEPDSGALVVLDGALSIGVTCGCEPGAAAGTSRVDAASGV comes from the coding sequence GTGGGAAGAAAAGGGACGCGCAGGCCGACCCTGCTGGATGTCAGCCGCCTCGCGGGGACTTCGACGGCGGTCGTCAGTTACGTGGTCAACGGCGGGCCTCGTCCGGTCGCGGAGAAGACTCGCATCAAGGTCGAAGAGGCCATGCGGATGCTCGGCTACCGGCGCAACCCGCTCGCCGGGGCGTTGAGCGGTGGCCGGTCCAACCTCGTCGGTCTGTTGGTGCCCGACACCGCGAACGCGTTCTTCGGCGAGCTTTCGCGTTGCGTCGAGGCGGAAGGGCGTCGCCGTGGCCTGCTCACGTTGCTGGGCAACACCGGCTACCACCCCTCCCGCGCGGACGAGTACGGCGTGGCGTTTTCGGAGCTGCGACCCCGCGGGATCTTCGTGACGACCGGCGAGGAACCGCAGCAGGAGGACGAAACGCCCCGGGTGTACGTGCAATGGGCTGCCACTGGGGCCGCTTCGCCGAGCGTGGTCTTCAACGACTTCGATGGGGCGAAGCTCGTCGTCGAGCACCTGCTCTGGCACGGCCATCGGGACATCGTCTGCGTCGCCGGTGAGATCGCCGTGGGCCCGGCGCACGGCCGGGAGGGCGGTTGGCGCCAGGCCATGGACGACGCGGGCCTGCCCACCGAGGGCAGACTCGTCCGGACTTCGTTCGACCGGCTCGAAGTGGGCCGGACGGTGCGACAGGTACTCCAGAGCGAGAACCGGCCCGACGCCATCTACGCCACGACCGACGAGCAGGCGCTCGTGGCGATCCGCACGGCGACGAGCCTGGGCCTGCGGGTACCCGAAGACCTGGCGGTCGTGGGCTTCGACGGAATCCGCGAGGCCCGGCTCGGCAGTTTTCCGCTCACCACGATCAGCCTCCCGCTCGAAGAACTCGCGGTCCGCGCCTTCGACGCGCTGGACGAACCGGATTCAGGGGCGCTGGTGGTCCTGGACGGCGCGCTCAGCATCGGTGTGACGTGCGGATGCGAGCCCGGTGCGGCCGCCGGTACTTCGCGGGTGGACGCGGCTTCGGGCGTGTGA
- a CDS encoding ABC transporter permease has protein sequence MSHPTTRSSAGSKSATVAWLVRRVLLGVLILVLVSMLLFLVTQALPGDVARIVLGKDATAEQVADLRLRLGLDQPLAAQYWHWLTGVLTGEMGTSLENGEPVADIIGPRALNSFTLGLFSMVLILPLAVVIGVFSAHKRDSPLDRAFVAVSSLFTALPAFVVGMLLIAFFATSVFGVLPGVSDIPPGDMPWWYPARLVLPVTTLTLMGVLYLGRLVRASFIDAMNSEYVQMAVLKGLSGRRILFRHALPNAIAASLPAASLVTAVTVTGVVVVEYVYSYPGLGTAVVSAVNSHDLPVLQVGTLILATAYYVFNLLADVLAMMGRQR, from the coding sequence ATGTCTCATCCGACAACACGGTCGTCGGCCGGTTCGAAATCCGCGACGGTCGCATGGCTGGTGCGCCGGGTCCTTCTCGGGGTACTGATTCTCGTGCTGGTCTCGATGTTGCTCTTCCTCGTGACGCAGGCGTTGCCGGGAGACGTGGCGCGGATCGTCCTCGGCAAGGACGCGACGGCCGAGCAGGTGGCGGATCTCCGCCTCCGGCTCGGTCTCGACCAGCCGCTCGCCGCCCAGTACTGGCATTGGCTCACCGGCGTGCTCACCGGAGAAATGGGCACATCCCTGGAGAACGGTGAGCCCGTGGCGGACATCATCGGCCCGAGGGCGCTCAACTCGTTCACCCTCGGCCTCTTCTCGATGGTGCTGATCCTCCCGCTCGCGGTGGTCATCGGTGTCTTCAGCGCGCACAAGCGGGACAGCCCGCTGGACAGGGCATTCGTCGCGGTGTCCTCGCTCTTCACCGCACTGCCCGCGTTCGTCGTGGGAATGCTGCTGATCGCGTTCTTCGCGACCTCGGTCTTCGGCGTGCTCCCCGGGGTCTCCGACATCCCGCCAGGAGACATGCCGTGGTGGTATCCGGCACGACTGGTGCTTCCGGTCACCACGCTCACGCTCATGGGTGTGCTGTACCTCGGCCGCCTGGTCCGGGCTTCGTTCATCGACGCGATGAACAGCGAGTACGTCCAGATGGCGGTCCTCAAAGGACTCAGCGGCCGCCGGATCCTGTTCCGGCACGCACTGCCCAACGCGATCGCGGCGAGCCTCCCCGCCGCGAGCCTCGTCACCGCGGTGACCGTCACGGGTGTCGTGGTGGTCGAGTACGTCTATTCGTATCCAGGGCTCGGCACGGCGGTGGTCAGCGCCGTGAATTCCCATGACCTGCCCGTGCTGCAGGTGGGCACCCTCATCCTCGCGACCGCGTACTACGTCTTCAACCTGCTCGCGGACGTCCTCGCGATGATGGGGAGGCAGCGATGA
- a CDS encoding ABC transporter substrate-binding protein — translation MLRIPLHPEPVAGPRRRSPALLGAVLIAAALTSCAPPPQAASGTGGRLRIAAATDPGETLDPYASNQSPTQELRSALLYEGLTHLDPAGKVEWRLATDMTPNSDHTEWTIKLRPGVKFTDGSEFSSADVVASIKYLRDPAHAAQGLAFLERVDPDAVTAVDKTTVRVGLNKPFAPFKDIWANVLLPMTKAGSAPAKPIGTGPFAVKSFTAGRQSTVERFGAYWGEKPKLDVVDIIEFQSQQAQANALLSDQVDVASGATPAIAKSLAGKNDIQVLESKGDFTLRIGFNTTVAPFDDVRVREALRLLIDREQVVSNALGGYGRVANDHEGGTPRCGDPGIAQRKQDIEQAKKLLAEAGQSNLSFSITTDGLLPGMQELAQVFAENAAKAGVQVTVDVPTVPEFLSKWTKWPVFIDFNPIPYLPTVIGSLLPGRVANATHWDNAEFIRLADELFVAPERERCSIMNRMHRIEHEQGAMITPAFVNVLLPHRGTVRGLVPDVNGRSLTFLTNVTVAG, via the coding sequence GTGTTGCGCATTCCCCTTCACCCCGAGCCCGTTGCCGGGCCAAGACGTCGCTCGCCCGCCCTGCTGGGCGCCGTGCTCATCGCCGCGGCCCTCACGAGCTGCGCTCCGCCGCCGCAGGCCGCGAGCGGAACGGGTGGGAGGCTGCGCATCGCCGCCGCGACGGACCCGGGCGAGACCCTCGACCCGTATGCGAGCAACCAGAGTCCCACCCAGGAGCTACGAAGCGCTCTCCTCTACGAGGGCCTCACCCACCTCGACCCCGCGGGCAAGGTGGAATGGCGGCTGGCCACGGACATGACTCCGAACTCCGATCACACCGAGTGGACGATCAAGCTCCGGCCCGGGGTCAAGTTCACCGACGGGAGCGAATTCTCCTCCGCCGACGTCGTGGCCAGCATCAAGTACCTGCGCGACCCGGCGCACGCCGCACAGGGGCTGGCGTTCCTCGAACGGGTCGACCCGGACGCCGTCACGGCGGTCGACAAGACGACTGTCCGGGTAGGACTGAACAAACCTTTCGCGCCGTTCAAGGACATCTGGGCGAACGTCCTGCTCCCGATGACCAAGGCGGGCTCGGCGCCGGCGAAACCGATCGGGACCGGGCCGTTCGCCGTCAAGTCCTTCACCGCCGGCCGGCAGTCCACAGTGGAGCGATTTGGCGCGTACTGGGGCGAGAAGCCCAAGCTCGACGTCGTGGACATCATCGAGTTCCAGAGCCAGCAGGCACAGGCCAATGCCCTGCTGTCCGACCAGGTCGACGTGGCATCGGGCGCGACCCCGGCCATCGCGAAGTCTCTCGCGGGCAAGAACGACATCCAGGTGCTCGAAAGCAAGGGCGATTTCACCCTGCGGATCGGCTTCAACACCACGGTCGCGCCCTTCGACGACGTCCGGGTACGCGAGGCGCTGCGCTTGCTGATCGACCGTGAGCAGGTCGTGTCCAACGCGCTGGGCGGGTACGGCCGCGTGGCCAACGACCACGAAGGAGGCACCCCCCGGTGCGGTGACCCGGGTATCGCGCAACGCAAGCAGGACATCGAACAGGCCAAGAAACTGCTCGCCGAAGCGGGCCAGTCGAATCTGTCCTTCTCCATCACGACCGACGGCCTGCTGCCCGGTATGCAGGAACTGGCCCAGGTGTTCGCCGAAAACGCCGCCAAGGCCGGCGTGCAGGTCACCGTCGACGTCCCGACGGTGCCGGAGTTCCTGTCCAAGTGGACCAAATGGCCGGTGTTCATCGACTTCAACCCGATTCCCTACCTGCCGACCGTGATCGGGTCACTGCTGCCGGGTCGCGTGGCGAACGCCACGCACTGGGACAACGCCGAGTTCATCCGGCTCGCCGACGAACTCTTCGTGGCGCCTGAGCGGGAGCGGTGTTCGATCATGAACCGGATGCACAGGATCGAACACGAACAGGGCGCGATGATCACCCCCGCGTTCGTCAACGTGCTCCTGCCGCATCGCGGCACCGTCCGGGGGCTGGTGCCGGACGTCAACGGCCGCTCGCTCACCTTCCTGACGAACGTGACCGTCGCAGGCTGA
- a CDS encoding nuclear transport factor 2 family protein, producing MTDDVAGQVIKAEQDRIQCLLDVDRGTYDRLHAAEYRLCTPTGTVWTKAEYLDLLTTGRVAYRELRLIGDVDAIVGTDVVVLRYRCVIELTVDGADIPRHEAWHTDVYTDAGGTWRCVWSQATGIMDLPPAAS from the coding sequence ATGACCGACGATGTGGCCGGCCAAGTGATCAAGGCCGAACAGGATCGGATCCAGTGTCTCCTCGACGTGGATCGCGGCACCTACGACCGCTTGCACGCCGCGGAGTACCGCTTGTGCACTCCGACCGGCACCGTGTGGACGAAGGCCGAATACCTGGACCTCCTCACCACCGGGCGCGTCGCCTACCGGGAACTGCGGCTGATCGGCGACGTGGACGCCATCGTCGGCACCGACGTCGTCGTCCTCCGCTACCGGTGCGTCATCGAACTCACCGTCGACGGCGCGGACATCCCGCGGCACGAGGCCTGGCACACCGACGTCTACACCGATGCCGGCGGCACGTGGCGTTGTGTCTGGTCGCAAGCCACCGGCATCATGGACCTTCCGCCGGCCGCATCCTGA
- a CDS encoding ABC transporter ATP-binding protein, translated as MRKEVVISGVTVALDATGDEIVRDIGFELGRGEVMGVVGESGSGKSTLALALLGFARNGATITGGRVIIDGVDLLTLPEKVLRRTRGVKVAYVPQDPATALNPSLSLATQLTEGLRLPKRAALSRVRGLLDTVRLPSDDAFLDRRPRRLSGGQQQRAAIAMAAAAGPRLIVLDEPTTGLDVSTQARVLELVRDLCRDHDMAAIYVSHDLAVVADVADQVTVMYGGEVVESGSTRDVLTRATHPYTRALLAAVPSATHRQHLVPIPGRAPSPGESRHGCVFAPRCGHAAAECTTTRPPLEPAPSGTLARCLRMHEVVRAPRNPPRTTEPPAVSDQIVFSAAGLTAGYGGTQVLFDASFSLARGECLAVVGESGSGKTTMSRCLVGLHEEQRGTLTFEGRPIPAAAGKRTKETRRELQYVFQNPYGSLSPRRSVENSLAVPLQHYFGTTKREARQRVREALERVEIPARFAGHHPAELSGGQRQRVAIARALVCEPKLLICDEVTSALDVSVQASVVELLRSLLSEGLSMIFVTHDLAVVRSITDNVVVLSQGRVVESGTTESVLTKPAHPYTRSLLAATLEVPMMT; from the coding sequence ATGCGGAAAGAAGTGGTCATCTCCGGCGTCACGGTCGCACTGGACGCCACCGGCGACGAAATCGTCAGAGACATCGGCTTCGAACTCGGCCGCGGTGAGGTCATGGGCGTGGTCGGCGAGTCGGGCTCCGGCAAGAGCACGCTCGCGCTGGCCCTGCTCGGGTTCGCCAGGAATGGCGCGACGATCACCGGCGGACGGGTGATCATCGACGGTGTCGACCTGCTCACCCTGCCGGAAAAGGTGCTGCGCCGCACACGGGGGGTCAAGGTCGCCTACGTCCCGCAAGATCCGGCGACGGCGCTGAATCCGAGTCTGAGCCTCGCGACCCAGCTGACCGAAGGACTGCGGTTGCCCAAGCGTGCGGCGCTGTCGCGCGTCCGGGGATTGCTCGACACCGTGCGCTTGCCCAGTGACGACGCGTTCCTCGACCGCCGTCCTCGCCGGCTCTCCGGTGGGCAGCAGCAGCGGGCGGCCATCGCCATGGCGGCCGCGGCCGGGCCGCGGCTGATCGTGTTGGACGAGCCGACCACCGGCCTCGACGTCTCCACGCAGGCACGCGTACTCGAGCTGGTCCGCGATCTGTGCCGTGACCACGACATGGCGGCGATCTACGTGTCCCACGACCTCGCCGTGGTGGCCGATGTCGCCGACCAGGTGACCGTCATGTACGGCGGCGAGGTCGTCGAAAGCGGCAGCACCCGCGACGTGCTCACTCGCGCCACCCACCCGTACACCCGCGCCCTGCTGGCCGCCGTGCCGTCCGCGACCCACCGCCAGCACCTCGTCCCGATCCCCGGACGCGCCCCCAGCCCCGGCGAAAGCCGGCACGGCTGCGTCTTCGCGCCTCGATGCGGCCACGCCGCGGCGGAATGCACGACGACCCGCCCTCCCCTCGAACCCGCGCCCTCGGGCACGCTGGCGCGTTGCCTGCGGATGCACGAGGTGGTGCGGGCACCCCGGAACCCGCCGCGCACGACCGAGCCGCCCGCGGTTTCCGACCAGATCGTGTTCTCGGCAGCCGGGTTGACCGCGGGCTACGGCGGCACGCAGGTCCTCTTCGACGCGTCCTTCAGCCTGGCGCGGGGCGAATGCCTGGCCGTCGTCGGCGAATCGGGCAGCGGCAAGACCACGATGTCGCGTTGCCTGGTCGGCCTGCACGAGGAGCAACGAGGCACGCTGACGTTCGAAGGCCGCCCGATCCCCGCCGCGGCGGGGAAACGAACGAAGGAAACCCGCCGCGAGCTCCAGTACGTCTTCCAGAACCCCTATGGTTCGCTCAGCCCCCGTCGCAGCGTGGAAAACAGCCTGGCCGTGCCGCTCCAGCACTATTTCGGCACGACCAAGCGCGAGGCGAGACAGCGGGTGCGTGAAGCACTCGAACGAGTCGAGATACCGGCGCGGTTCGCCGGGCACCATCCGGCCGAACTGTCCGGAGGGCAACGCCAGCGTGTCGCGATCGCCCGTGCCTTGGTGTGCGAGCCGAAACTCCTCATCTGCGACGAGGTGACGTCCGCGCTCGACGTGTCGGTACAGGCGTCCGTCGTGGAACTGCTGCGTTCGCTGCTGAGCGAAGGCTTGTCCATGATCTTCGTGACCCACGACCTGGCAGTGGTCCGAAGCATCACGGACAATGTCGTGGTACTCAGTCAGGGGCGGGTCGTGGAGTCGGGCACGACCGAATCCGTACTCACGAAACCGGCGCACCCCTACACCCGGAGCCTGCTGGCAGCCACGCTCGAAGTGCCCATGATGACGTGA